A stretch of the Candidatus Polarisedimenticolaceae bacterium genome encodes the following:
- a CDS encoding CBS domain-containing protein, with product MSRTHAMVHLSEVLGIPVHDAEGVRLGKLDDLRVDSQRGIVDRIVIRGGGAVRTAAWSAVETFSPEHRRVALVETAAAQSWPGPEADTLCLKRDVLDRQIIDTQGRKVVKVNDIELEPSGQSLVLRRVEVGLAGLVRRLLSGLVSPRLLRRLADGLSQQGIPWDYVAMVEPGTSRIRLKVHQQIATMHPADLADILEDLNRVERKRVMAALDPETAAQALSEAEPSVQAAVVEAMHVEQAADVLEEMAPDEAADILGDLPEERLQAVLDAMEEEEADEVRGLLVFKEDSAGGLMTSDFFQAKAGWTVGETLAMLQKVDDDIIPEMDEIPLSDDAGKLVGIVPLVRLVRAPGGRPVTEFMRRETRAVTTAAPFKDVVERFEKYHLRALAVVDEFNDLKGIINIEDVLSRLVKGD from the coding sequence GTGAGCCGCACCCACGCGATGGTCCATCTCTCCGAGGTGCTCGGCATCCCCGTGCACGACGCCGAGGGCGTGCGTCTCGGCAAGCTGGACGATCTGCGTGTCGACTCGCAGCGCGGGATCGTCGATCGCATCGTGATCCGCGGAGGCGGGGCGGTGCGCACCGCGGCGTGGAGCGCGGTCGAGACGTTCTCTCCGGAGCACCGCCGCGTCGCGCTCGTCGAGACTGCGGCGGCCCAGTCGTGGCCCGGGCCGGAGGCCGACACGCTCTGCTTGAAGCGCGACGTGCTCGACCGGCAGATCATCGACACGCAAGGTCGGAAGGTCGTCAAGGTCAACGACATCGAGCTCGAGCCCTCGGGCCAGTCGCTCGTCCTCCGGCGCGTCGAGGTTGGCCTCGCGGGTCTCGTGAGGCGCCTGCTCTCCGGCCTCGTCTCGCCGCGCCTACTGAGAAGGCTCGCGGACGGCCTGTCGCAGCAGGGGATTCCCTGGGACTACGTCGCGATGGTCGAGCCGGGCACGTCGCGCATCCGGCTCAAGGTCCACCAACAGATCGCCACGATGCATCCCGCGGACCTGGCGGACATCCTGGAAGACCTGAACCGCGTCGAGCGGAAGCGGGTCATGGCGGCGCTCGATCCGGAGACCGCGGCGCAGGCGCTCTCGGAGGCGGAACCGTCGGTGCAGGCTGCGGTCGTCGAGGCGATGCACGTCGAGCAGGCCGCCGACGTGCTCGAGGAGATGGCCCCCGACGAGGCGGCGGACATCCTGGGAGACCTGCCCGAGGAGCGCCTCCAGGCCGTCCTCGACGCGATGGAGGAAGAGGAGGCGGACGAGGTGCGAGGCCTCCTCGTCTTCAAGGAAGACTCCGCGGGAGGCCTGATGACCTCGGACTTCTTCCAGGCGAAGGCCGGGTGGACGGTCGGCGAGACCCTCGCGATGCTGCAGAAGGTCGACGACGACATCATCCCCGAGATGGACGAGATCCCGCTCTCGGACGACGCGGGAAAGCTCGTCGGCATCGTCCCCTTGGTCCGCCTCGTCCGCGCCCCGGGCGGCCGGCCGGTGACCGAGTTCATGCGCCGAGAGACGCGCGCGGTCACGACGGCGGCGCCGTTCAAGGACGTCGTCGAGCGCTTCGAGAAGTACCACCTGCGCGCGCTCGCGGTCGTCGACGAGTTCAATGACCTCAAGGGCATCATCAACATCGAAGACGTCCTCTCCCGGCTCGTGAAGGGCGACTGA
- a CDS encoding glycerol-3-phosphate dehydrogenase/oxidase — translation MRLTAVKDGIFGCGRRDGGGAIRESIGDVATFDLAVVGGGITGCAAARDAAARGLTTVLLEQHDLAQGTSSRSTKLLHGGLRYLEHGDLRLVRQALREREVTARLAPSLATPLRFVVPVWPGRPPSLTKVRLGVALYELLARRSSLPRGGAVSAAEIARVAPQLAPGPRGGVAFFDRQTDDARLTLAIAEDARRRGATIRTRVALTGLSREGDAHELACRDEGGTVFPLRARSVLNASGAWADEIRSLAGRTAPLLRTSRGAHLVLRGVSLSAAVLLAGERPGHRLFAIPWRGATLFGTTDIEDDGVPERELPVADDLRLLFREARRHFPSAGLTRAHVLSAFTGVRPLVRGGGETLRASREHEIHDEDGLVTIVGGKLTTWRVMAIDAIDAVVRRLGLRTRSPQELLTTPLPAGDDTSLAFVRHAEDVVFRRIGAGHDPHEVRRLLPGIVATLSERLAWSAATAAAESERVLAALGAMERRLDDALSPE, via the coding sequence GTGCGGCTCACGGCCGTGAAGGATGGCATCTTCGGATGCGGCCGTCGAGATGGCGGCGGCGCAATCCGTGAGAGCATCGGCGACGTGGCGACGTTCGATCTCGCCGTCGTCGGCGGCGGCATCACCGGTTGTGCCGCAGCCCGCGATGCCGCGGCGCGCGGCCTGACGACGGTGCTCCTCGAGCAGCACGATCTCGCTCAAGGAACGAGCAGCCGCTCCACGAAGCTTCTCCACGGCGGCCTGCGCTACCTCGAGCACGGCGACCTCCGCCTCGTGCGCCAGGCGCTCCGCGAGCGCGAGGTGACCGCGCGCTTGGCCCCGTCGCTCGCGACGCCCCTCAGGTTCGTCGTGCCGGTGTGGCCGGGGCGGCCGCCTTCGTTGACGAAGGTGCGCCTCGGCGTCGCGCTCTACGAGCTGCTCGCGCGCCGCTCGTCGCTGCCGCGCGGGGGCGCCGTCTCGGCCGCGGAGATCGCGAGGGTCGCACCCCAGCTCGCTCCGGGTCCGCGCGGCGGCGTCGCCTTCTTCGACCGGCAGACCGACGACGCGCGGCTCACCCTGGCCATCGCCGAGGACGCGCGGCGCCGCGGCGCCACGATCCGGACCCGTGTCGCTCTCACCGGCCTCTCGCGAGAGGGCGACGCACACGAGCTCGCTTGCCGCGACGAGGGCGGCACCGTCTTTCCGCTCCGGGCGCGGTCGGTGCTCAACGCTTCCGGGGCGTGGGCCGACGAGATCCGGTCGCTCGCCGGCCGGACGGCTCCCCTGCTCCGGACGAGCCGCGGAGCGCACCTCGTGCTGCGCGGGGTGAGCCTGAGCGCCGCCGTGCTCCTCGCGGGCGAGCGGCCGGGGCACCGCCTCTTCGCGATCCCGTGGCGCGGCGCGACCCTCTTCGGTACGACCGACATCGAGGACGACGGTGTTCCGGAACGCGAGCTGCCGGTCGCCGACGACCTGCGTCTGCTCTTCCGGGAGGCGCGCCGCCATTTCCCTTCCGCCGGTTTGACGCGCGCACACGTCCTCTCCGCGTTCACCGGCGTGAGGCCGCTCGTACGCGGCGGTGGGGAGACGCTGCGCGCGAGCCGGGAGCACGAGATCCACGACGAGGACGGGCTCGTCACGATCGTGGGAGGGAAGCTGACGACGTGGCGCGTGATGGCGATCGACGCGATCGATGCCGTCGTCCGCCGGCTGGGTCTCCGCACGCGGTCACCGCAGGAGCTTCTGACGACACCGTTGCCCGCCGGCGACGACACGTCGCTCGCCTTCGTGCGCCACGCCGAGGACGTCGTGTTCCGGCGCATCGGCGCCGGGCACGACCCGCACGAGGTGCGCCGCCTCCTCCCCGGCATCGTGGCGACTTTGAGCGAGCGGCTCGCCTGGTCCGCGGCCACGGCGGCCGCGGAGAGCGAGCGCGTGCTCGCGGCGCTCGGCGCCATGGAGCGCCGGCTCGACGACGCGCTCAGCCCGGAATGA
- a CDS encoding Nramp family divalent metal transporter gives MLRRALTGAGARLAAIIAVFGPGMITSNVDNDAGGIYTYSLCGARYGYRLLWILLPVTLALIVVQEMCARMGTVTGKGLADLIREEFGLRITFLLMMAVLFTNLGNAAADFAGLASALEVVGVSRYVAVPLGAFFIWYLIVFGTYKTAEKVFLVACLVYFAYPISAVLAKPDWSEAIRGTITPSIPWDLGGVSMVVGIIGTTIAPWMQFYLQSSIVEKESRISDYKGVRLDVVLGSIVAVVVAFFIVVACAATLHRAGIFQIASGAEAAEALAPLAGAAAKLLFAFGLAVASLFAACILPLSTAYSVCEGLGLEAGVNRRFKEAPEFYWLYTGIIAASAGMILIPRVPLLPIILISQILNGLLLPVVLVFMALLIRRRSLMGEFVNGPVQDVVTWTTTAALVALAIAMAVTSALPGAAPGY, from the coding sequence GTGCTCCGGAGGGCGTTGACGGGCGCGGGCGCGCGCCTGGCCGCAATCATCGCCGTGTTCGGGCCCGGGATGATCACGTCGAATGTCGACAACGACGCGGGCGGCATCTACACGTACTCGCTCTGCGGCGCCCGCTACGGTTACCGGCTCCTCTGGATCCTCCTGCCGGTGACGCTCGCGCTCATCGTCGTGCAGGAGATGTGCGCGCGCATGGGCACCGTCACCGGGAAAGGCCTCGCCGACCTCATCCGCGAGGAGTTCGGTCTCCGCATCACGTTCTTGCTCATGATGGCGGTCCTCTTCACGAACCTCGGGAATGCCGCCGCCGACTTCGCGGGTCTGGCCTCCGCGCTCGAGGTCGTCGGCGTCAGCCGCTACGTCGCCGTTCCGCTCGGGGCGTTCTTCATCTGGTACCTCATCGTGTTCGGCACGTACAAGACCGCCGAGAAGGTCTTCCTCGTCGCTTGTCTCGTCTACTTCGCCTACCCGATCTCCGCGGTGCTCGCCAAGCCCGACTGGTCGGAGGCGATCCGCGGGACGATCACGCCTTCGATCCCGTGGGACCTGGGCGGCGTCTCGATGGTCGTCGGCATCATCGGGACCACGATCGCGCCGTGGATGCAGTTCTATCTGCAGTCGTCGATCGTCGAGAAGGAGTCGAGGATCTCCGACTACAAGGGCGTCCGGCTCGACGTCGTCCTGGGATCGATCGTCGCGGTCGTCGTCGCCTTCTTCATCGTGGTCGCGTGCGCGGCGACTCTTCATCGGGCCGGGATCTTCCAGATCGCATCCGGAGCCGAGGCGGCGGAGGCCTTGGCCCCGCTCGCGGGCGCCGCGGCGAAGCTCCTCTTCGCCTTCGGCCTCGCGGTCGCGTCGCTGTTCGCCGCGTGCATCCTGCCGCTGTCGACGGCGTACTCGGTCTGCGAAGGGCTGGGGCTCGAAGCCGGTGTCAACCGGCGCTTCAAGGAAGCCCCCGAGTTCTACTGGCTCTACACGGGGATCATCGCCGCCTCCGCGGGGATGATCCTGATCCCGCGCGTGCCGCTCCTCCCGATCATCCTGATCTCGCAGATCCTGAACGGCCTCCTGCTGCCGGTCGTCCTCGTCTTCATGGCGCTCCTCATCCGCCGGAGGAGCCTCATGGGCGAGTTCGTGAACGGCCCGGTGCAGGACGTCGTGACCTGGACGACGACCGCGGCGCTCGTCGCGCTCGCGATCGCCATGGCGGTCACGAGCGCGCTGCCGGGCGCGGCGCCCGGTTACTAG
- a CDS encoding sulfite exporter TauE/SafE family protein: MSSWWFPLLGVVIGLAASFTGLGGGFLVVPMLVLLGFTPQRAVGTSFAAIVLISVASLFGHARLGDVDWRAGALIGLGGIAGAQIGPRLLQHVPQATFQKIFALILVGLAIWMFRR; the protein is encoded by the coding sequence ATGAGCTCGTGGTGGTTTCCCCTCCTCGGCGTCGTCATCGGGCTCGCCGCCAGCTTCACTGGCCTCGGCGGCGGCTTCCTCGTCGTGCCGATGCTCGTCCTCCTCGGGTTCACGCCGCAGCGCGCCGTCGGAACGTCGTTCGCGGCGATCGTGCTCATCAGCGTCGCGTCGCTCTTCGGCCACGCTCGTCTGGGCGACGTCGACTGGCGCGCAGGGGCACTCATCGGACTCGGCGGGATCGCCGGCGCGCAGATCGGCCCGCGACTCCTCCAGCACGTTCCGCAGGCGACCTTTCAGAAGATCTTCGCTCTGATTCTGGTCGGGCTCGCGATCTGGATGTTCCGCCGCTGA
- a CDS encoding metal-dependent transcriptional regulator: MPTSTVEDYLKRIYLEEQAAPAARIPTGQIAQALGVTPGTATAMIKTLAESGLVDYEAYSGVRLMEAGRHLAAHVVRRHRLVEAFLVEVMGMNWSEVHAEAEILEHAVSDRLIDRIDEMLGRPAFDPHGDPIPTAGGELAPPGAHESLIACPIDADRVVARVTDQRTDFLRLVEAEGLMPGRRVSVKARDPLMDTVEVWTEGGRSVRLGFRAASRVLVLPWPKSA; this comes from the coding sequence ATGCCGACCAGTACCGTCGAGGATTACCTCAAGAGGATCTACCTCGAGGAGCAGGCGGCTCCGGCCGCCCGAATCCCCACGGGGCAGATCGCGCAAGCCCTCGGCGTGACCCCGGGGACCGCCACCGCCATGATCAAAACCCTCGCCGAGTCCGGGCTCGTGGATTACGAGGCCTACTCGGGGGTCCGGCTCATGGAGGCGGGGCGGCACCTGGCGGCGCATGTCGTGAGACGGCACCGCCTCGTCGAAGCGTTCCTCGTCGAGGTCATGGGCATGAACTGGAGCGAAGTCCACGCCGAGGCCGAGATCCTCGAGCATGCCGTCTCCGACCGCCTCATCGATCGCATCGACGAGATGCTCGGCCGACCCGCGTTCGACCCCCACGGCGACCCGATCCCGACCGCGGGAGGTGAGCTCGCGCCGCCCGGCGCGCACGAGAGCTTGATCGCCTGCCCGATCGACGCCGACCGCGTGGTCGCGCGCGTGACCGACCAGCGGACCGACTTCCTGCGTCTCGTCGAGGCCGAGGGGCTCATGCCGGGACGCCGCGTCTCCGTGAAGGCGAGGGACCCGCTCATGGATACCGTCGAGGTCTGGACCGAAGGCGGCCGCTCGGTACGCCTCGGGTTCCGGGCCGCCTCCCGTGTCCTCGTGCTCCCGTGGCCCAAGTCCGCATGA